One stretch of Prunus persica cultivar Lovell chromosome G1, Prunus_persica_NCBIv2, whole genome shotgun sequence DNA includes these proteins:
- the LOC18792356 gene encoding transmembrane emp24 domain-containing protein p24delta3, which translates to MTSTSASGSSVAIIFLILCLVRTSQAIWLTLPSSGTKCVSEEIQNNVVVLADYVVIPDDHSHTPTISAKVTSPYGNNLHQKENSTHGQFAFTTHEAGNYLACFWVDGNNPGGGGVSVNIDWKTGIAAKDWESVARKEKIEGLELELRKLEGAVEAIHENLLYLKGRESEMRDVSERTNARVAWFSMMSLAVCIIVSTLQLWHLKSFFLKKKLI; encoded by the exons ATGACGAGTACGAGTGCGAGTGGGAGTTCGGTTGCCATCATTTTCTTGATCCTGTGCTTGGTACGGACGAGTCAAGCCATTTGGTTGACCTTACCCTCCTCCGGCACGAAGTGCGTTTCTGAGGAAATCCAGAACAACGTCGTCGTTTTGGCCGATTACGTCGTCATTCCCGACGATCACTCCCACACCCCCACCATCTCCGCCAAG GTGACATCACCATATGGGAACAATCTTCATCAAAAGGAGAATTCAACACATGGTCAGTTTGCATTCACAACTCATGAGGCTGGAAACTACCTGGCATGTTTTTGGGTTGATGGTAATAATCCTGGAGGTGGTGGAGTAAGTGTCAACATTGACTGGAAAACTGGAATTGCAGCTAAGGATTGGGAATCAGTAGCAAGAAAGGAGAAGATTGAG GGTCTTGAGCTCGAGCTGCGGAAACTTGAAGGAGCAGTGGAGGCAATCCATGAGAATCTACTCTACCTCAAGGGCAG AGAATCAGAGATGAGGGACGTGAGTGAAAGAACTAACGCGAGAGTGGCATGGTTCAGTATGATGTCCTTGGCTGTCTGCATTATAGTTTCAACTCTTCAGTTATGGCATTTGAAGAGTTTTTTCCTAAAGAAGAAGCTTATCTAA